The following are encoded in a window of Roseimaritima ulvae genomic DNA:
- a CDS encoding lactoylglutathione lyase family protein, which produces MTYPRTFSHIGISVTDLDRAVKFYTETLGWYVIMPPTEIVSDDSAIGVMCDDVFGEGWGRFRIAHLATGDKIGVELFEFANAEKPENNFEYWKTGVFHFCVQDPDVEGLAKRIVENGGKQRMPIREYYPGEKPYRMVYCEDPFGNLIEIYSHSYELTYSAGAYGPSS; this is translated from the coding sequence ATGACCTATCCACGAACGTTCTCTCACATCGGCATTTCCGTCACCGACTTGGATCGCGCGGTGAAGTTTTATACAGAAACGCTGGGCTGGTACGTGATCATGCCTCCCACCGAAATCGTCTCGGATGATTCGGCGATTGGCGTGATGTGTGACGACGTGTTCGGCGAAGGCTGGGGCCGGTTTCGGATCGCTCACCTGGCCACCGGCGACAAGATCGGCGTCGAGCTGTTCGAGTTCGCCAACGCCGAAAAGCCGGAAAACAATTTTGAATACTGGAAGACCGGCGTGTTCCACTTCTGCGTGCAAGACCCGGACGTGGAAGGGCTCGCCAAGCGGATCGTGGAAAATGGCGGCAAACAACGGATGCCGATCCGGGAGTATTACCCCGGTGAAAAACCTTACCGGATGGTGTACTGCGAAGATCCCTTCGGCAACCTGATCGAGATCTATTCGCACAGTTACGAACTGACCTACTCCGCCGGCGCCTACGGCCCATCCTCGTAA
- a CDS encoding aminotransferase class III-fold pyridoxal phosphate-dependent enzyme translates to MDRPNPQLANIEDQLSGLLRERTGYEIADLDRDASFLELGFDSLFLIQLSQQIKQRFRTKVTFRQLIEEVTSVDALITYLAEHQPADAAPTDAAESTAAVAATPAIVEASPALEASSVAATTATVSAAATPVPSQVAIAAPPQPAAPVATVPTVAATPVPATPVPTAPVSPPRAVSAPSVPATPAGTLSGIEQIILQQNALMAQHLSLLQGQPLPSAPASDVAPVPSGPAAEPHPQALNQHATDFCASPDACSGNGQATAGNGSPLPAPKPVSKHERFGPYKPVRRGTNNQLTEQQQHHLQQFTDRFIRRTAKSRAHAQTHRDHFADPRGVAGYRRIWKSMVYQIVVERSKGSQLWDVDGNQYVDIAMGFGLNLFGQSPDFITQALHEQLDRGVEVGPQSPIAGEVAQLLCDFARKDRATFCNTGSEAVMAAMRLARTVTGKSKVVYFNKDYHGNFDQVLVRSSRIGGKQVSSPAAPGVPQAYADNMIVLDYGTPEALQAIEQQADEIAAVLIEPVQSADPFLQPKAFLHEIRRITRERDIAMIMDEVITGFRAAPGGAQEWFDVWADMSTYGKILGGGMPIGALAGSCRYMDALDGGTWRYDDESEPEADMTFFAGTFVRHPLGLVAAQQVLRKVKEEGPELQQRLTDRTTQLTETLNTFFEDQQFPIRVAQFASQFRFMFPPDLEYADMLYFHLLDRGVFTRGWGDNCFLSTEHSDEDIAHVIRAVQESCLEIRQGGFFPDADDEKKNVVLNRSAPSATEPAALQSVAPEVATTPEAPEISTLVEIQPDGDKTPLFCAPAADGLTLVYHELSDELGDDQPVYGLNSPGVLGLPLPDTLEEMAAGLVAEIRAVQPQGPYLLIGYCSGGTLALEIAQQLIAAGDRVALLGMIETYNWLTAPSTNPSIWTKVGYGYQRCDFHLRNFLLLNTADKRQFLNAKWQALKVRTKVWRGAVANLFSRRKKRKPAALVNMSEIWKIHDELCEAYVPKPYPGRLIHFRPRRDYRCHLGEELEVSGSVEYHRMRSYPAGMMVRPFVTDLADMLREAIKEGLEEPATAPRLEETVA, encoded by the coding sequence ATGGATCGCCCCAACCCCCAACTCGCGAACATCGAAGACCAGCTGTCCGGGCTGCTGCGCGAACGAACCGGATACGAGATCGCAGATCTGGATCGCGATGCCAGCTTTCTCGAACTGGGATTTGACTCGCTGTTCCTGATTCAGTTAAGCCAACAGATCAAGCAGCGGTTCCGCACCAAGGTGACATTCCGGCAACTGATCGAAGAGGTCACCTCGGTCGATGCCTTAATCACCTATCTGGCCGAACACCAACCGGCCGACGCCGCGCCGACCGACGCCGCCGAATCAACGGCAGCGGTCGCCGCGACGCCTGCGATCGTGGAAGCGTCCCCGGCCCTGGAAGCGTCTTCCGTTGCGGCCACCACGGCAACGGTCTCCGCCGCCGCGACGCCCGTGCCGTCCCAGGTTGCGATCGCCGCGCCGCCCCAGCCAGCTGCGCCGGTTGCCACCGTGCCGACGGTCGCCGCAACCCCGGTCCCCGCAACCCCGGTCCCCACGGCCCCAGTCTCCCCGCCGCGCGCAGTATCCGCGCCCAGCGTGCCCGCCACCCCGGCGGGAACGCTCAGCGGCATCGAACAGATTATCCTGCAGCAAAACGCCCTGATGGCGCAGCACCTGTCGTTACTGCAAGGACAACCATTGCCCTCCGCCCCCGCGTCGGATGTCGCTCCTGTCCCTTCCGGCCCCGCCGCGGAGCCCCATCCCCAGGCCCTCAATCAACACGCAACCGATTTCTGCGCATCCCCCGATGCCTGCTCGGGCAACGGGCAAGCCACCGCCGGCAACGGCTCACCGCTACCGGCCCCCAAACCGGTCAGCAAACACGAGCGGTTTGGTCCCTATAAACCGGTTCGTCGCGGCACCAACAACCAGCTGACCGAGCAGCAACAACACCACCTGCAACAGTTCACCGATCGCTTCATCCGTCGCACGGCCAAGTCCCGAGCTCACGCCCAGACGCACCGCGACCACTTCGCCGACCCTCGCGGCGTGGCCGGCTACCGTCGGATTTGGAAATCGATGGTCTATCAAATCGTCGTCGAGCGTTCCAAGGGTTCGCAGCTCTGGGACGTCGACGGCAACCAATACGTCGACATCGCCATGGGGTTTGGGCTGAACCTGTTCGGCCAATCACCCGATTTCATTACTCAGGCCTTACACGAACAGCTCGACCGTGGCGTGGAAGTCGGCCCGCAGTCGCCGATCGCCGGCGAAGTCGCTCAACTGCTGTGCGACTTCGCTCGCAAAGATCGAGCGACGTTCTGCAACACCGGCAGCGAAGCGGTGATGGCGGCCATGCGACTGGCTCGTACGGTCACCGGCAAATCCAAAGTCGTGTACTTCAACAAGGACTACCATGGCAACTTCGATCAGGTGCTGGTGCGGTCCAGCCGGATCGGGGGCAAGCAGGTTTCTTCGCCCGCCGCGCCCGGCGTGCCGCAGGCTTATGCCGACAACATGATCGTGTTGGATTACGGCACGCCCGAAGCCCTACAAGCGATCGAACAGCAAGCCGACGAAATCGCCGCAGTGCTGATCGAACCGGTGCAGAGCGCCGATCCCTTCCTGCAACCCAAAGCCTTTCTGCACGAGATTCGTCGGATCACCCGCGAGCGGGACATCGCCATGATCATGGACGAAGTGATCACCGGTTTTCGAGCCGCTCCTGGCGGCGCCCAAGAATGGTTTGACGTCTGGGCCGACATGTCTACCTACGGAAAAATCCTTGGTGGAGGAATGCCGATTGGTGCCCTGGCCGGTTCGTGCCGCTACATGGACGCCCTCGACGGCGGCACCTGGCGATACGACGACGAATCGGAACCCGAAGCTGACATGACGTTTTTTGCCGGGACCTTTGTGCGGCACCCGCTGGGGCTGGTCGCCGCCCAGCAAGTGCTGCGGAAGGTCAAAGAGGAAGGTCCCGAACTGCAGCAACGCCTGACGGATCGCACCACGCAGCTGACCGAAACGCTGAATACGTTTTTCGAAGACCAACAGTTCCCGATTCGCGTCGCCCAGTTCGCCTCGCAGTTTCGCTTCATGTTCCCGCCCGATCTGGAATACGCCGACATGCTGTATTTCCATCTGCTCGATCGCGGCGTGTTCACGCGCGGCTGGGGCGACAACTGCTTCCTCTCCACCGAACACAGCGACGAAGACATCGCCCACGTGATCCGCGCCGTTCAGGAAAGCTGCCTGGAGATTCGCCAAGGCGGATTCTTTCCTGATGCGGACGACGAAAAAAAAAACGTCGTCCTGAATCGCTCGGCGCCCTCGGCGACTGAGCCGGCCGCTTTACAGTCCGTTGCACCTGAGGTGGCAACGACTCCCGAAGCTCCAGAGATTTCCACACTGGTAGAAATCCAACCCGACGGCGACAAGACGCCCCTGTTCTGCGCCCCGGCGGCCGACGGTCTGACGCTGGTGTATCACGAACTGTCGGACGAACTGGGCGACGACCAACCGGTCTACGGCCTCAATTCGCCCGGCGTGTTGGGCTTGCCACTGCCCGATACGTTGGAGGAGATGGCGGCCGGATTGGTGGCCGAGATTCGCGCGGTGCAACCTCAAGGTCCGTACCTGCTGATCGGCTATTGCTCCGGTGGCACGCTGGCCTTGGAAATCGCTCAACAATTGATCGCCGCCGGAGATCGCGTGGCCCTGCTGGGCATGATCGAAACCTACAACTGGCTGACCGCTCCCTCGACCAACCCCAGTATCTGGACCAAGGTCGGTTACGGGTACCAACGTTGCGATTTCCACCTCCGCAACTTCTTGTTGCTCAACACAGCCGACAAGCGACAGTTTTTGAACGCCAAGTGGCAAGCCTTGAAAGTTCGCACCAAAGTTTGGCGAGGTGCCGTGGCGAATCTGTTTTCGCGCCGCAAAAAACGCAAGCCGGCGGCGTTGGTGAACATGTCCGAGATCTGGAAAATCCACGACGAACTGTGCGAGGCCTACGTGCCCAAGCCTTATCCCGGCCGCTTAATTCACTTTCGTCCCCGGCGCGACTACCGCTGCCACCTGGGCGAAGAGCTGGAGGTCAGCGGCAGTGTGGAATACCACCGCATGCGATCCTATCCGGCCGGCATGATGGTGCGTCCCTTCGTCACCGACCTGGCCGACATGCTGCGTGAAGCGATCAAGGAAGGCTTGGAAGAACCGGCGACTGCCCCACGGCTGGAGGAGACAGTGGCTTAA
- a CDS encoding type I polyketide synthase: protein MSRGPHSSQHGHSSSIAVIGLAGRFPGADDASAFWDLLARGRSGVTPVSPNPRSNLPDQPNYVGKAAVVKDADYFDAQFFGIYPKQAIDMDPQHRLFLEICWQAMEDAGYVPDAAPGRVGVFAGCHMNTYIFTRLAADAELRAALADSFPGGSLTAEISNDKDYIATRVAYQLNLRGPSVNVQSACSTSLVAIAQACENLSSGACDMALAGGATVTFPQQQGYLHTEDSILSPDGTCRTFDAQACGTIFGDGVGAVVLKRLDDAVADCDAIYAVLRGWGVSNDGHDKRGYTAPSVSGQASAIRRAHQRAGITADSISYIEAHGTGTLVGDPIEIEALTQAFRETTDKTQFCRIGSLKTNVGHLDVAAGVSGVIKTALALQHRQLPPVLNFDSPNPKIDFASSPFIVNTELTDWDDSHAPRRAGVSAFGVGGTNAHVVLEQAPALAATASQRPFHLIRLSARSTAALDEMSEDLARHFDDHPQLDLADACYTLQTGRKTFRHKRIVVAADLSEAAAALRSRGPQQAITADCRASQTPVTLLFPGQGSQHLQMAQQLYQSEPVVRQHIDACATALLPHLDLDLRDLVYPDAADDAADAQRLHQTEIAQPALFMVSYALGRWWQSLGVTPGRLIGHSVGEFAAAAIAGVMSMSDAARLVALRGRLMQSLPSGSMLAVQLPESQLLEMLPDALEIAAVNGPAFCVVSGETEAVDAFAGQLESHSQEEPIACRKLHTSHAFHSRMMDAAIAPFEQHVRGVSLQPPTIPIVSSVTGQTMPDATATDPTYWARQIREPVRFSAALTNILDASSDNMVLLEVGPNQALSTLARQHDLDPPRQQIISSLPHAKQTVSDAKFALTSLGQLWQAGVVTDAQSIYSDERRLRLHLPTYRFQRQRYSFETELQDRREQAAAEETAAEETTLTESTPPPAVQNSPAQARRCSTITQQVIEQQMQLMQQQIQLLKPSPKPR from the coding sequence ATGTCCCGCGGTCCTCATTCTTCTCAACATGGACATTCCAGCAGCATCGCCGTGATCGGTTTGGCCGGTCGCTTTCCCGGTGCCGACGACGCATCCGCCTTCTGGGATCTGCTCGCGCGAGGCCGCAGCGGAGTAACCCCCGTAAGCCCCAATCCACGCAGCAACTTGCCCGACCAACCCAACTATGTTGGCAAGGCCGCGGTCGTCAAAGATGCCGACTACTTTGACGCCCAGTTCTTTGGGATCTATCCCAAACAAGCCATCGACATGGACCCCCAACATCGCCTGTTTCTGGAAATTTGCTGGCAAGCGATGGAAGATGCGGGCTACGTTCCCGATGCCGCGCCGGGACGGGTGGGCGTGTTCGCCGGCTGCCACATGAACACCTACATCTTTACCCGTTTGGCTGCCGACGCCGAATTGCGTGCTGCCCTCGCGGACTCCTTTCCCGGCGGAAGTTTGACGGCCGAAATCTCGAACGACAAAGATTACATCGCTACCCGAGTGGCCTATCAGCTGAACCTTCGCGGCCCCAGCGTCAACGTCCAATCGGCCTGCTCGACGTCGTTGGTTGCCATCGCCCAGGCTTGCGAGAATTTGTCCTCCGGCGCTTGCGACATGGCCCTCGCTGGTGGAGCGACGGTGACGTTTCCACAACAGCAGGGTTATCTGCACACCGAAGACTCCATCCTCTCGCCCGACGGTACCTGCCGGACTTTCGACGCCCAGGCTTGTGGCACGATCTTTGGTGATGGCGTAGGCGCTGTGGTACTAAAACGCCTGGACGATGCCGTCGCCGACTGCGATGCCATCTACGCCGTGCTGCGTGGCTGGGGTGTCAGCAACGACGGACACGACAAACGAGGTTACACGGCCCCCAGCGTATCCGGTCAAGCCTCGGCCATCCGCCGCGCCCACCAACGAGCAGGCATCACCGCCGATTCGATCAGCTATATCGAAGCTCATGGCACGGGCACATTGGTGGGCGACCCGATCGAAATCGAAGCCCTCACGCAAGCCTTTCGTGAGACGACCGACAAGACCCAATTCTGTCGCATCGGTTCCCTGAAAACCAATGTCGGTCATTTGGATGTGGCCGCCGGCGTCAGTGGCGTGATCAAGACCGCACTGGCTCTGCAGCATCGCCAGCTCCCGCCGGTTCTGAACTTCGATTCACCCAACCCCAAGATCGACTTTGCCAGCAGCCCCTTCATCGTCAACACCGAACTGACCGACTGGGACGACAGCCATGCCCCACGGCGGGCCGGTGTGAGCGCGTTTGGAGTCGGCGGCACCAACGCGCATGTCGTCTTGGAACAAGCTCCCGCGTTGGCCGCGACCGCTTCGCAGCGTCCCTTCCACCTGATCCGCCTGTCCGCTCGTTCGACGGCCGCCCTAGACGAAATGTCGGAAGATTTGGCCCGCCATTTTGACGATCACCCTCAACTGGATTTGGCCGATGCCTGTTACACATTGCAGACAGGCCGCAAAACCTTTCGACACAAACGCATCGTGGTCGCCGCGGACCTGAGCGAAGCGGCCGCGGCACTGCGCTCGCGCGGTCCCCAACAAGCGATCACAGCCGACTGCCGAGCCAGCCAGACGCCGGTCACGTTGCTGTTTCCCGGGCAAGGTTCCCAGCATCTGCAAATGGCGCAGCAACTGTATCAAAGCGAACCGGTCGTGCGGCAACACATCGACGCCTGCGCCACGGCGCTGCTGCCGCACCTGGACCTCGACCTCCGCGATTTGGTATATCCCGACGCGGCGGACGATGCGGCGGACGCTCAGCGCCTGCATCAAACCGAAATCGCTCAGCCGGCCCTGTTCATGGTCTCCTACGCGCTCGGTCGCTGGTGGCAATCGCTGGGCGTCACGCCCGGCCGGTTGATCGGACACAGTGTGGGTGAATTTGCCGCCGCCGCGATTGCCGGTGTGATGTCGATGTCCGACGCGGCTCGACTGGTGGCCTTGCGGGGACGGCTGATGCAATCGCTGCCCAGCGGATCGATGCTGGCTGTGCAACTGCCCGAATCGCAACTGCTTGAAATGCTGCCCGACGCCTTGGAGATCGCCGCCGTCAACGGTCCGGCCTTTTGTGTCGTGTCGGGCGAAACCGAAGCGGTCGATGCCTTTGCTGGGCAGCTGGAATCGCATTCCCAGGAGGAGCCGATCGCGTGCCGTAAACTGCACACCTCCCATGCCTTCCACAGCCGCATGATGGACGCCGCCATCGCCCCCTTCGAACAACACGTCCGCGGCGTTTCTCTGCAGCCTCCCACCATCCCCATCGTGTCCTCGGTCACCGGGCAAACGATGCCGGACGCCACGGCCACCGACCCCACTTACTGGGCGCGGCAGATTCGCGAACCCGTGCGATTTTCCGCAGCACTGACCAACATTCTCGATGCCTCCTCCGACAATATGGTGTTGCTGGAAGTCGGCCCCAATCAGGCTCTCAGCACGCTGGCCCGGCAGCATGACTTGGATCCCCCGCGTCAGCAAATCATCTCCAGCTTGCCGCACGCCAAACAAACGGTATCCGACGCAAAATTTGCGTTGACCAGTCTGGGACAGTTGTGGCAAGCCGGTGTGGTGACCGATGCACAGTCGATCTACAGCGACGAACGGCGTTTGCGATTGCACCTGCCCACCTACCGCTTCCAACGCCAACGCTACAGTTTCGAAACCGAACTGCAGGACCGGCGTGAACAAGCGGCGGCAGAGGAAACGGCGGCAGAAGAAACGACGCTCACGGAATCCACGCCGCCGCCCGCCGTCCAAAACTCACCGGCTCAGGCCCGCCGCTGCTCCACGATAACCCAGCAAGTGATCGAGCAGCAGATGCAATTGATGCAACAACAAATCCAGTTGCTGAAACCATCACCTAAACCGCGTTAA
- a CDS encoding polysaccharide deacetylase family protein, translated as MLIHDCQRSPARRAEQDAFYRFAFQGAAGDVLQQHFQRDVEQARLSLKFRLYYRFRHLLPIAMRQRLQRGRNQGLQVADDWYLSPEFVADLRAALALQPAAEVLHPWPDGHHMASVLTHDVETRSGVALVDRLAALEESRGLRSCWNFIPYKYALDEGLLADLKQRGHEVGVHGYNHDGRLFESRRVFDRRVPAINEALTKLDSVGFRAPMVHRNLQWLQALTIDYDASCFDVDPYQAMPGGIGSVWPFMAGKFVELPYTLPQDHTLFVTLKQESTKIWLRKLDLLQSLAGMALMLTHPDYTDSPLRRDTYAAYLDKIAEQPGCWHALPHQVARWWRQRDALQYSQDSDSLEAHETNSPQPRWVCLHELFQMAKDSSANKFLD; from the coding sequence ATGCTAATTCACGATTGCCAACGCTCGCCGGCTCGCCGCGCCGAGCAGGACGCGTTTTATCGTTTCGCTTTTCAGGGCGCTGCCGGCGACGTCTTGCAGCAACATTTCCAACGCGATGTCGAACAGGCTCGGCTGTCGCTCAAATTCCGGCTGTACTATCGCTTCCGACATCTGCTCCCCATCGCCATGCGCCAGCGGCTACAGCGGGGCCGCAACCAAGGGCTGCAGGTTGCCGACGACTGGTACCTGTCGCCTGAATTCGTCGCCGACCTGCGTGCAGCGTTGGCCCTGCAGCCGGCTGCCGAAGTGTTGCACCCCTGGCCCGACGGGCATCACATGGCATCGGTGCTGACCCACGACGTAGAAACTCGCAGCGGCGTCGCACTGGTGGATCGGCTGGCCGCTTTGGAAGAAAGCCGAGGCTTGCGTTCGTGCTGGAATTTCATCCCCTACAAGTATGCGTTGGACGAAGGCTTGCTTGCCGACCTGAAACAACGCGGCCATGAAGTGGGTGTCCACGGCTACAACCATGACGGCCGACTGTTTGAATCTCGCCGCGTGTTTGACCGCCGCGTCCCAGCGATCAACGAGGCACTAACAAAGCTGGACAGCGTGGGCTTTCGGGCTCCCATGGTGCATCGAAACCTGCAATGGTTGCAAGCCTTAACCATCGACTACGATGCCTCCTGTTTTGATGTCGATCCGTACCAAGCTATGCCGGGTGGAATCGGCAGTGTGTGGCCGTTTATGGCGGGCAAATTTGTCGAGTTGCCTTATACCCTGCCGCAAGACCACACGCTGTTCGTGACGTTGAAACAAGAGTCCACGAAGATCTGGTTAAGAAAGCTGGACCTGCTGCAATCGCTTGCTGGCATGGCTCTGATGTTAACCCACCCCGACTACACCGACTCGCCCCTTCGCCGCGATACCTACGCGGCGTACCTGGACAAAATCGCCGAGCAACCTGGGTGTTGGCACGCCTTGCCGCATCAGGTCGCCCGTTGGTGGCGGCAACGCGACGCACTGCAATATTCACAAGACAGCGATTCGCTGGAAGCCCATGAAACGAACTCGCCGCAGCCGCGTTGGGTCTGCCTCCACGAGCTCTTCCAAATGGCTAAGGACTCGTCGGCAAACAAGTTCCTCGATTAG
- a CDS encoding glycosyltransferase family 4 protein — MSPTVKPKRILMLLENESVPDDNRVLLEALSLRTAGYEVMVICPTGQSRKWFEMVDGIRVYRYPKTFELEGFLGYVWEYGYSITMMFVISLYIFLRRGFDVVHVHTPPDMTAVLAIFYQWFGKKFVFDHHDLSPELYLARRASDEPNLVYRVLCFFERLACRRADRLVATNASQRDVQINRCGALPENCYIVRNGPNELFLDAVEPRAELKDSDKLVLGYVGAIGIQDGVDAMVRVVHELHVHHGREDFIAVIVGDGPAMPELKKLIRKLDVEHLFQLTGMIPFPEVPPYIAAFDICLTPDQSNAYNDSCTTIKTMEYIALRKPTVCFETRENQLSAGDAALYAADNNLQAFTAAVIRLMDDPQLRASMGERGRRRIEDGLTWNHQASVLLALYDRLFHPPPRDSASSPTPDDVSVTSAAAVQQTAEV; from the coding sequence ATGTCTCCCACAGTTAAACCGAAACGCATCTTGATGCTGTTGGAGAACGAGAGCGTTCCTGACGACAATCGCGTGTTGCTGGAAGCCCTATCGCTGAGAACCGCCGGCTACGAGGTGATGGTGATATGCCCCACCGGGCAATCCCGCAAATGGTTCGAAATGGTCGACGGAATTCGAGTCTACCGGTATCCCAAGACCTTCGAACTGGAAGGCTTTTTAGGATACGTCTGGGAGTACGGCTACAGCATCACCATGATGTTCGTGATCTCGCTATATATCTTCTTGCGCCGCGGCTTTGATGTCGTACACGTCCACACGCCGCCTGATATGACAGCCGTGCTGGCCATCTTCTACCAGTGGTTTGGCAAGAAGTTTGTGTTCGATCACCACGACCTATCGCCGGAACTGTACCTGGCTCGTCGCGCCAGCGACGAACCTAATTTGGTGTACCGTGTGTTGTGTTTTTTTGAGCGGCTGGCCTGCCGCCGCGCCGATCGGCTGGTCGCCACCAACGCCAGCCAACGCGACGTACAAATCAATCGCTGTGGAGCGTTGCCAGAAAATTGTTATATCGTTCGCAACGGACCCAACGAGTTGTTCTTGGATGCGGTTGAGCCACGAGCCGAACTGAAGGACTCCGACAAACTGGTGTTGGGCTACGTGGGCGCCATTGGCATTCAGGATGGCGTCGACGCTATGGTGCGGGTCGTGCATGAATTGCATGTGCACCACGGTCGTGAAGATTTTATAGCGGTTATCGTTGGCGACGGTCCAGCGATGCCGGAGCTAAAGAAACTGATTCGCAAATTGGATGTCGAACATCTATTTCAGCTCACCGGCATGATTCCGTTTCCCGAAGTGCCCCCTTACATCGCCGCGTTTGACATTTGTTTAACGCCGGATCAGAGCAACGCCTATAACGACAGTTGCACGACGATCAAGACCATGGAATACATAGCCTTGCGCAAGCCCACGGTATGCTTTGAAACGCGTGAAAACCAATTGTCCGCGGGCGATGCCGCATTGTACGCCGCCGACAACAATTTACAGGCGTTCACCGCGGCCGTGATCCGGCTGATGGACGATCCCCAACTGCGAGCCTCGATGGGCGAGCGGGGCCGACGACGCATCGAGGACGGTTTAACCTGGAATCATCAAGCAAGCGTCCTGCTGGCCTTGTATGATAGACTCTTCCATCCTCCTCCCAGGGACTCAGCGAGTTCGCCCACGCCAGACGACGTTTCGGTCACTTCGGCCGCCGCCGTTCAGCAGACCGCGGAAGTCTGA
- the asnB gene encoding asparagine synthase (glutamine-hydrolyzing) encodes MCGIAGILELAPTQSAPADVLERMLSSIIHRGPDEDGRLIDRELAMGMRRLSIIDLADGTQPMFDEAGRYGIVFNGEIYNYRELRQQLIARGHTLKTHSDTEVIVHLYEEFGSDCLEHLRGMFAFAVWDKQRRELFIARDRLGIKPLYYAQRGQTLLFGSEIKALLQHPQLTAELDRRGLSDYLSLKYVPAPRTMFSGVHSLPPGHYLLARDGNIETHQYWDLSFEKPSTFRSDEEYLEELEALVRESVRLRLRSDVPFGAFLSGGVDSSLIVALMADELDTPVNTFSVGFAGSEGQDELPYAQIVADRFGCQHHTFAISANDFLQHAEQVLWYLDQPIADQATVATHMVAQLARQHVKMVLTGEGGDELFAGYARYQGERYSPWTRHLPAAAGGIVRRAADILPGMRRGKIALNALTIRDEATRFANWFPMFSDDGKRQLLADWSAEHSRGAGHVFDRLLQQCDAGEPLDRMLYCDTKAWLVDYLLLRGDKLTMANSLEARVPLLDHKLVEFAARLPTRLKLHGRTRKYLLKRLGSQLLPDSIIHRKKQGFPIPIERWLRHEARDLVHDALSEQRLRDRGLFNPKYVRTLVQRHESNYADHATEIWGLVSLEMWLRRFVDAPTSSLAARPVSQLN; translated from the coding sequence ATGTGTGGCATCGCAGGCATCCTAGAACTCGCTCCCACTCAATCCGCGCCGGCCGACGTGCTGGAGCGGATGCTGAGCTCGATCATTCATCGCGGACCCGACGAAGACGGTCGCCTGATCGATCGAGAGTTAGCCATGGGGATGCGGCGGTTGAGCATTATCGATCTGGCCGACGGAACGCAGCCGATGTTCGACGAAGCCGGTCGCTACGGGATTGTCTTTAATGGAGAGATCTACAACTACCGGGAACTGCGGCAACAATTGATCGCTCGTGGGCATACGCTAAAAACCCACAGCGACACCGAAGTCATCGTGCATTTGTACGAAGAATTCGGCAGCGACTGCCTGGAGCATTTGCGTGGCATGTTTGCGTTTGCCGTCTGGGACAAGCAGCGGCGTGAGTTGTTTATCGCACGAGATCGACTGGGCATCAAACCGCTGTATTATGCTCAGCGTGGTCAGACTCTGTTGTTCGGTTCGGAAATCAAAGCGTTGCTGCAACATCCACAGCTAACCGCCGAACTCGACCGCCGCGGCCTGAGCGATTACCTGTCGCTGAAATACGTGCCGGCTCCCCGCACGATGTTCTCAGGCGTGCATTCGCTGCCTCCAGGACATTACTTGCTCGCTCGAGACGGCAACATTGAAACCCATCAGTACTGGGATCTATCCTTCGAGAAGCCATCGACGTTCCGATCCGACGAGGAGTACTTGGAAGAACTGGAAGCTCTGGTGCGTGAATCGGTGCGACTGCGTCTGCGCAGCGACGTACCGTTCGGCGCATTCCTTAGCGGCGGTGTCGACTCCAGCCTGATCGTAGCCCTGATGGCTGACGAATTAGACACACCGGTGAACACGTTTTCGGTGGGATTTGCCGGCAGCGAAGGGCAGGACGAACTTCCCTATGCTCAAATCGTTGCCGATCGGTTTGGCTGCCAGCACCACACCTTTGCCATCTCGGCGAACGATTTCCTGCAGCACGCCGAACAGGTGCTGTGGTATCTGGACCAACCGATCGCCGACCAAGCCACCGTGGCGACGCACATGGTGGCTCAACTGGCGCGGCAACACGTCAAAATGGTTTTGACCGGCGAAGGGGGCGACGAATTGTTCGCCGGTTATGCAAGATACCAAGGGGAACGTTATTCGCCTTGGACACGCCACCTGCCCGCCGCGGCCGGCGGGATCGTTCGCCGCGCCGCCGACATCCTGCCCGGCATGCGACGTGGCAAGATCGCTCTGAACGCCTTGACGATCCGCGACGAAGCGACCCGGTTTGCCAACTGGTTCCCCATGTTCAGCGACGACGGCAAACGCCAATTACTCGCCGATTGGTCCGCCGAACACTCTCGCGGGGCAGGCCATGTGTTCGACCGCTTACTGCAACAGTGTGATGCCGGCGAACCCTTGGATCGGATGTTGTACTGTGACACCAAGGCCTGGTTGGTGGACTATTTATTGCTCCGCGGTGACAAGCTGACGATGGCCAATTCGCTGGAAGCCCGTGTGCCGCTGCTAGACCACAAACTGGTTGAATTTGCCGCCCGCCTGCCGACGCGACTGAAACTGCACGGCCGCACCCGCAAATACTTGCTCAAACGTTTGGGCAGTCAGTTGTTGCCCGACAGCATCATCCACCGCAAGAAACAGGGGTTCCCGATCCCCATCGAACGGTGGCTGCGACACGAAGCTCGCGACCTGGTTCACGATGCGTTGTCTGAACAACGGCTTCGAGACCGCGGATTATTTAACCCCAAATACGTGCGGACACTCGTTCAACGACATGAATCAAACTATGCTGATCATGCGACCGAAATCTGGGGGCTGGTCAGTTTGGAAATGTGGCTGCGGCGATTCGTCGATGCGCCCACAAGTTCGCTCGCCGCCCGCCCCGTTTCGCAGCTCAATTAG